A single window of Aquarana catesbeiana isolate 2022-GZ linkage group LG10, ASM4218655v1, whole genome shotgun sequence DNA harbors:
- the LOC141110390 gene encoding dual specificity tyrosine-phosphorylation-regulated kinase 1B-like isoform X3 produces MLKNSATLEHGGSGGSSTGCKSSSSVCLAAPFAFVPTEASMSSQHSHAPFSGLQSSMADHQQVLPDMTILQRRIPLTFRDSAAAPLRKLSVDLIKTYKHINEVYYAKKKRRAQQVPPEDSSTKKERKVFNDGFDDDNYDYIVKNGEKWMDRYEIDSLIGKGSFGQVVKAYDHHDQEWVAIKIIKNKKAFLNQAQIELRLLELMNKHDTEMKYYIVHLKRHFMFRNHLCLVFELLSYNLYDLLRNTNFRGVSLNLTRKFAQQLCTALLFLATPELSIIHCDLKPENILLCNPKRSAIKIVDFGSSCQLGQRIYQYIQSRFYRSPEVLLGMPYDLAIDMWSLGCILVEMHTGEPLFSGSNEVDQMNKIVEVLGTPPTHMLDQAPKARKYFDKLPEGSWTVKKNKDIKKDYKVPGTRRLHEVLGVETGGPGGRRAGEQGHSPSDYLKFKDLILRMLDYDPKTRITPFYALQHNFFKKTTDEGTNTSNSNSTSPAMDHSHSTSTTSSVSSSGGSSGSSNDNRNYRYSNRYYNSAVAHTDYEMQSPQTHSQQQIRLWAGGEVPITNSDSYPQILPHKPTPSQPQHFHGSEPHHPHPLYHHVNRPHYHRQLITSSSPQIPESMELSLGHRHPQSSSSLHPHHPSLDCSPFGSSNLHLGVSAFRTRTVSGHNDSSVPLNYPYSSNTSSMVGPPHIRNRTESEESAMLGVCVPQSTAASS; encoded by the exons gtgGCAGCAGCACAGGATGCAAGTCCTCCTCCTCTGTGTGTCTGGCTGCCCCTTTTGCCTTTGTCCCCACTGAGGCAAGCATGTCGAGCCAGCACAGCCACGCTCCTTTCTCCGGCCTCCAATCATCAATGGCTGATCATCAGCAG GTCCTGCCAGACATGACAATTTTACAACGGCGGATTCCATTAACCTTCCGAGATTCAGCAGCTGCACCTCTACGGAAGCTTTCAGTGGACTTGATAAAGACTTACAAGCACATTAATGAG GTTTATTATGCTAAGAAGAAGCGCCGTGCCCAACAAGTGCCACCTGAAGACTCTAGCAcgaagaaagaaaggaaagtgtTCAACGATGGATTTGATGACGATAATTACGATTACATAGTGAAAAATGGGGAAAAGTGGATGGACAGATATGAAATAGATTCACTGATTGGGAAGGGATCGTTTGGACAG GTGGTGAAGGCGTATGATCACCATGATCAAGAATGGGTAGCCATTAAAATCATCAAAAACAAGAAAGCATTTTTGAACCAGGCCCAAATAGAGCTGAGACTTCTTGAGCTTATGAACAAGCATGACACAGAAATGAAGTATTATATTG TGCATTTAAAGCGGCACTTTATGTTTCGGAACCATCTCTGTCTGGTGTTTGAATTGCTGTCCTACAATTTGTACGACCTTTTAAGAAACACAAACTTCCGCGGCGTTTCCCTGAACCTGACCCGCAAGTTTGCTCAGCAGCTGTGCACGGCTCTCTTGTTCTTGGCCACTCCCGAGCTCAGTATAATTCATTGTGACCTAAAACCGGAAAACATTCTCCTGTGTAACCCAAAGCGCAGTGCCATCAAGATTGTGGACTTTGGCAGCTCCTGTCAACTTGGGCAAAGG ATCTACCAGTATATTCAGAGTCGTTTTTACCGATCGCCTGAGGTGCTGCTGGGAATGCCGTACGACTTGGCGATAGACATGTGGTCATTAGGGTGTATATTGGTGGAAATGCACACTGGAGAGCCTTTATTCAGTGGATCTAATGAG GTGGACCAGATGAACAAGATAGTGGAGGTCCTCGGAACTCCCCCAACCCACATGTTGGATCAGGCCCCAAAAGCAAGGAAATACTTTGACAAACTTCCTGAAGGTTCATGGactgtaaagaaaaataaagatatcAAAAAG GACTACAAAGTACCGGGGACTCGGAGACTTCATGAAGTTCTGGGCGTGGAGACCGGTGGCCCTGGAGGGCGCCGGGCCGGTGAACAGGGACATTCTCCATCCGACTATCTCAAATTTAAAGATTTAATTCTGCGGATGTTGGATTATGACCCCAAAACTAGAATTACCCCTTTCTATGCTCTCCAGCACAATTTCTTCAAGAAAACGACGGATGAAGGGACAAACACAAGTAACAGTAACTCTACAAGCCCTGCAATGGACCATAGTCACTCAACCAGTACAACCAGTTCCGTGTCCAGCTCAG GAGGATCCAGTGGCTCTTCTAATGATAATCGCAATTACCGGTACAGCAACAGATACTATAATAGTGCAGTTGCCCACACAGATTATGAAATGCAGAGTCCACAG ACTCACTCGCAGCAGCAGATAAGACTGTGGGCAGGCGGAGAAGTCCCCATCACCAACAGCGACTCGTACCCTCAGATCTTACCTCACAAGCCCACTCCCAGTCAGCCGCAGCATTTTCATGGAAGCGAACCGCATCACCCTCACCCGCTGTACCATCACGTCAACCGGCCTCACTACCACCGGCAGCTCATCACCTCCTCCTCTCCGCAAATCCCTGAATCCATGGAGCTCAGCTTGGGACACAGACACCCCCAGTCTTCCTCTTCATTGCACCCACACCACCCTAGCTTAGACTGCAGTCCTTTTGGCTCCTCAAACTTACACTTAGGGGTTTCTGCTTTTCGGACTAGAACAGTCAGCGGGCATAACGACTCCAGCGTGCCTCTGAATTATCCCTACTCTAGCAACACATCCAGCATGGTCGGACCACCTCATATCCGAAACAGGACGGAAAGTGAAGAAAGTGCGATGTTAGGCGTTTGTGTCCCTCAGAGTACAGCAGCAAGCTCTTGA
- the LOC141110390 gene encoding dual specificity tyrosine-phosphorylation-regulated kinase 1B-like isoform X1, producing MSPSCMMRCVFVGCGRERRVLMLYFINHCSARQPSTCLTHSLPLPIAVSAEWTCVLLLPGGSSTGCKSSSSVCLAAPFAFVPTEASMSSQHSHAPFSGLQSSMADHQQVLPDMTILQRRIPLTFRDSAAAPLRKLSVDLIKTYKHINEVYYAKKKRRAQQVPPEDSSTKKERKVFNDGFDDDNYDYIVKNGEKWMDRYEIDSLIGKGSFGQVVKAYDHHDQEWVAIKIIKNKKAFLNQAQIELRLLELMNKHDTEMKYYIVHLKRHFMFRNHLCLVFELLSYNLYDLLRNTNFRGVSLNLTRKFAQQLCTALLFLATPELSIIHCDLKPENILLCNPKRSAIKIVDFGSSCQLGQRIYQYIQSRFYRSPEVLLGMPYDLAIDMWSLGCILVEMHTGEPLFSGSNEVDQMNKIVEVLGTPPTHMLDQAPKARKYFDKLPEGSWTVKKNKDIKKDYKVPGTRRLHEVLGVETGGPGGRRAGEQGHSPSDYLKFKDLILRMLDYDPKTRITPFYALQHNFFKKTTDEGTNTSNSNSTSPAMDHSHSTSTTSSVSSSGGSSGSSNDNRNYRYSNRYYNSAVAHTDYEMQSPQTHSQQQIRLWAGGEVPITNSDSYPQILPHKPTPSQPQHFHGSEPHHPHPLYHHVNRPHYHRQLITSSSPQIPESMELSLGHRHPQSSSSLHPHHPSLDCSPFGSSNLHLGVSAFRTRTVSGHNDSSVPLNYPYSSNTSSMVGPPHIRNRTESEESAMLGVCVPQSTAASS from the exons gtgGCAGCAGCACAGGATGCAAGTCCTCCTCCTCTGTGTGTCTGGCTGCCCCTTTTGCCTTTGTCCCCACTGAGGCAAGCATGTCGAGCCAGCACAGCCACGCTCCTTTCTCCGGCCTCCAATCATCAATGGCTGATCATCAGCAG GTCCTGCCAGACATGACAATTTTACAACGGCGGATTCCATTAACCTTCCGAGATTCAGCAGCTGCACCTCTACGGAAGCTTTCAGTGGACTTGATAAAGACTTACAAGCACATTAATGAG GTTTATTATGCTAAGAAGAAGCGCCGTGCCCAACAAGTGCCACCTGAAGACTCTAGCAcgaagaaagaaaggaaagtgtTCAACGATGGATTTGATGACGATAATTACGATTACATAGTGAAAAATGGGGAAAAGTGGATGGACAGATATGAAATAGATTCACTGATTGGGAAGGGATCGTTTGGACAG GTGGTGAAGGCGTATGATCACCATGATCAAGAATGGGTAGCCATTAAAATCATCAAAAACAAGAAAGCATTTTTGAACCAGGCCCAAATAGAGCTGAGACTTCTTGAGCTTATGAACAAGCATGACACAGAAATGAAGTATTATATTG TGCATTTAAAGCGGCACTTTATGTTTCGGAACCATCTCTGTCTGGTGTTTGAATTGCTGTCCTACAATTTGTACGACCTTTTAAGAAACACAAACTTCCGCGGCGTTTCCCTGAACCTGACCCGCAAGTTTGCTCAGCAGCTGTGCACGGCTCTCTTGTTCTTGGCCACTCCCGAGCTCAGTATAATTCATTGTGACCTAAAACCGGAAAACATTCTCCTGTGTAACCCAAAGCGCAGTGCCATCAAGATTGTGGACTTTGGCAGCTCCTGTCAACTTGGGCAAAGG ATCTACCAGTATATTCAGAGTCGTTTTTACCGATCGCCTGAGGTGCTGCTGGGAATGCCGTACGACTTGGCGATAGACATGTGGTCATTAGGGTGTATATTGGTGGAAATGCACACTGGAGAGCCTTTATTCAGTGGATCTAATGAG GTGGACCAGATGAACAAGATAGTGGAGGTCCTCGGAACTCCCCCAACCCACATGTTGGATCAGGCCCCAAAAGCAAGGAAATACTTTGACAAACTTCCTGAAGGTTCATGGactgtaaagaaaaataaagatatcAAAAAG GACTACAAAGTACCGGGGACTCGGAGACTTCATGAAGTTCTGGGCGTGGAGACCGGTGGCCCTGGAGGGCGCCGGGCCGGTGAACAGGGACATTCTCCATCCGACTATCTCAAATTTAAAGATTTAATTCTGCGGATGTTGGATTATGACCCCAAAACTAGAATTACCCCTTTCTATGCTCTCCAGCACAATTTCTTCAAGAAAACGACGGATGAAGGGACAAACACAAGTAACAGTAACTCTACAAGCCCTGCAATGGACCATAGTCACTCAACCAGTACAACCAGTTCCGTGTCCAGCTCAG GAGGATCCAGTGGCTCTTCTAATGATAATCGCAATTACCGGTACAGCAACAGATACTATAATAGTGCAGTTGCCCACACAGATTATGAAATGCAGAGTCCACAG ACTCACTCGCAGCAGCAGATAAGACTGTGGGCAGGCGGAGAAGTCCCCATCACCAACAGCGACTCGTACCCTCAGATCTTACCTCACAAGCCCACTCCCAGTCAGCCGCAGCATTTTCATGGAAGCGAACCGCATCACCCTCACCCGCTGTACCATCACGTCAACCGGCCTCACTACCACCGGCAGCTCATCACCTCCTCCTCTCCGCAAATCCCTGAATCCATGGAGCTCAGCTTGGGACACAGACACCCCCAGTCTTCCTCTTCATTGCACCCACACCACCCTAGCTTAGACTGCAGTCCTTTTGGCTCCTCAAACTTACACTTAGGGGTTTCTGCTTTTCGGACTAGAACAGTCAGCGGGCATAACGACTCCAGCGTGCCTCTGAATTATCCCTACTCTAGCAACACATCCAGCATGGTCGGACCACCTCATATCCGAAACAGGACGGAAAGTGAAGAAAGTGCGATGTTAGGCGTTTGTGTCCCTCAGAGTACAGCAGCAAGCTCTTGA
- the LOC141110390 gene encoding dual specificity tyrosine-phosphorylation-regulated kinase 1B-like isoform X2, producing MVITSSSEEAPPQRMLTALQTEWVNKDPVCYLPPSHCNKKPSRSGSSTGCKSSSSVCLAAPFAFVPTEASMSSQHSHAPFSGLQSSMADHQQVLPDMTILQRRIPLTFRDSAAAPLRKLSVDLIKTYKHINEVYYAKKKRRAQQVPPEDSSTKKERKVFNDGFDDDNYDYIVKNGEKWMDRYEIDSLIGKGSFGQVVKAYDHHDQEWVAIKIIKNKKAFLNQAQIELRLLELMNKHDTEMKYYIVHLKRHFMFRNHLCLVFELLSYNLYDLLRNTNFRGVSLNLTRKFAQQLCTALLFLATPELSIIHCDLKPENILLCNPKRSAIKIVDFGSSCQLGQRIYQYIQSRFYRSPEVLLGMPYDLAIDMWSLGCILVEMHTGEPLFSGSNEVDQMNKIVEVLGTPPTHMLDQAPKARKYFDKLPEGSWTVKKNKDIKKDYKVPGTRRLHEVLGVETGGPGGRRAGEQGHSPSDYLKFKDLILRMLDYDPKTRITPFYALQHNFFKKTTDEGTNTSNSNSTSPAMDHSHSTSTTSSVSSSGGSSGSSNDNRNYRYSNRYYNSAVAHTDYEMQSPQTHSQQQIRLWAGGEVPITNSDSYPQILPHKPTPSQPQHFHGSEPHHPHPLYHHVNRPHYHRQLITSSSPQIPESMELSLGHRHPQSSSSLHPHHPSLDCSPFGSSNLHLGVSAFRTRTVSGHNDSSVPLNYPYSSNTSSMVGPPHIRNRTESEESAMLGVCVPQSTAASS from the exons gtgGCAGCAGCACAGGATGCAAGTCCTCCTCCTCTGTGTGTCTGGCTGCCCCTTTTGCCTTTGTCCCCACTGAGGCAAGCATGTCGAGCCAGCACAGCCACGCTCCTTTCTCCGGCCTCCAATCATCAATGGCTGATCATCAGCAG GTCCTGCCAGACATGACAATTTTACAACGGCGGATTCCATTAACCTTCCGAGATTCAGCAGCTGCACCTCTACGGAAGCTTTCAGTGGACTTGATAAAGACTTACAAGCACATTAATGAG GTTTATTATGCTAAGAAGAAGCGCCGTGCCCAACAAGTGCCACCTGAAGACTCTAGCAcgaagaaagaaaggaaagtgtTCAACGATGGATTTGATGACGATAATTACGATTACATAGTGAAAAATGGGGAAAAGTGGATGGACAGATATGAAATAGATTCACTGATTGGGAAGGGATCGTTTGGACAG GTGGTGAAGGCGTATGATCACCATGATCAAGAATGGGTAGCCATTAAAATCATCAAAAACAAGAAAGCATTTTTGAACCAGGCCCAAATAGAGCTGAGACTTCTTGAGCTTATGAACAAGCATGACACAGAAATGAAGTATTATATTG TGCATTTAAAGCGGCACTTTATGTTTCGGAACCATCTCTGTCTGGTGTTTGAATTGCTGTCCTACAATTTGTACGACCTTTTAAGAAACACAAACTTCCGCGGCGTTTCCCTGAACCTGACCCGCAAGTTTGCTCAGCAGCTGTGCACGGCTCTCTTGTTCTTGGCCACTCCCGAGCTCAGTATAATTCATTGTGACCTAAAACCGGAAAACATTCTCCTGTGTAACCCAAAGCGCAGTGCCATCAAGATTGTGGACTTTGGCAGCTCCTGTCAACTTGGGCAAAGG ATCTACCAGTATATTCAGAGTCGTTTTTACCGATCGCCTGAGGTGCTGCTGGGAATGCCGTACGACTTGGCGATAGACATGTGGTCATTAGGGTGTATATTGGTGGAAATGCACACTGGAGAGCCTTTATTCAGTGGATCTAATGAG GTGGACCAGATGAACAAGATAGTGGAGGTCCTCGGAACTCCCCCAACCCACATGTTGGATCAGGCCCCAAAAGCAAGGAAATACTTTGACAAACTTCCTGAAGGTTCATGGactgtaaagaaaaataaagatatcAAAAAG GACTACAAAGTACCGGGGACTCGGAGACTTCATGAAGTTCTGGGCGTGGAGACCGGTGGCCCTGGAGGGCGCCGGGCCGGTGAACAGGGACATTCTCCATCCGACTATCTCAAATTTAAAGATTTAATTCTGCGGATGTTGGATTATGACCCCAAAACTAGAATTACCCCTTTCTATGCTCTCCAGCACAATTTCTTCAAGAAAACGACGGATGAAGGGACAAACACAAGTAACAGTAACTCTACAAGCCCTGCAATGGACCATAGTCACTCAACCAGTACAACCAGTTCCGTGTCCAGCTCAG GAGGATCCAGTGGCTCTTCTAATGATAATCGCAATTACCGGTACAGCAACAGATACTATAATAGTGCAGTTGCCCACACAGATTATGAAATGCAGAGTCCACAG ACTCACTCGCAGCAGCAGATAAGACTGTGGGCAGGCGGAGAAGTCCCCATCACCAACAGCGACTCGTACCCTCAGATCTTACCTCACAAGCCCACTCCCAGTCAGCCGCAGCATTTTCATGGAAGCGAACCGCATCACCCTCACCCGCTGTACCATCACGTCAACCGGCCTCACTACCACCGGCAGCTCATCACCTCCTCCTCTCCGCAAATCCCTGAATCCATGGAGCTCAGCTTGGGACACAGACACCCCCAGTCTTCCTCTTCATTGCACCCACACCACCCTAGCTTAGACTGCAGTCCTTTTGGCTCCTCAAACTTACACTTAGGGGTTTCTGCTTTTCGGACTAGAACAGTCAGCGGGCATAACGACTCCAGCGTGCCTCTGAATTATCCCTACTCTAGCAACACATCCAGCATGGTCGGACCACCTCATATCCGAAACAGGACGGAAAGTGAAGAAAGTGCGATGTTAGGCGTTTGTGTCCCTCAGAGTACAGCAGCAAGCTCTTGA
- the LOC141110390 gene encoding dual specificity tyrosine-phosphorylation-regulated kinase 1B-like isoform X4: MSSQHSHAPFSGLQSSMADHQQVLPDMTILQRRIPLTFRDSAAAPLRKLSVDLIKTYKHINEVYYAKKKRRAQQVPPEDSSTKKERKVFNDGFDDDNYDYIVKNGEKWMDRYEIDSLIGKGSFGQVVKAYDHHDQEWVAIKIIKNKKAFLNQAQIELRLLELMNKHDTEMKYYIVHLKRHFMFRNHLCLVFELLSYNLYDLLRNTNFRGVSLNLTRKFAQQLCTALLFLATPELSIIHCDLKPENILLCNPKRSAIKIVDFGSSCQLGQRIYQYIQSRFYRSPEVLLGMPYDLAIDMWSLGCILVEMHTGEPLFSGSNEVDQMNKIVEVLGTPPTHMLDQAPKARKYFDKLPEGSWTVKKNKDIKKDYKVPGTRRLHEVLGVETGGPGGRRAGEQGHSPSDYLKFKDLILRMLDYDPKTRITPFYALQHNFFKKTTDEGTNTSNSNSTSPAMDHSHSTSTTSSVSSSGGSSGSSNDNRNYRYSNRYYNSAVAHTDYEMQSPQTHSQQQIRLWAGGEVPITNSDSYPQILPHKPTPSQPQHFHGSEPHHPHPLYHHVNRPHYHRQLITSSSPQIPESMELSLGHRHPQSSSSLHPHHPSLDCSPFGSSNLHLGVSAFRTRTVSGHNDSSVPLNYPYSSNTSSMVGPPHIRNRTESEESAMLGVCVPQSTAASS, encoded by the exons ATGTCGAGCCAGCACAGCCACGCTCCTTTCTCCGGCCTCCAATCATCAATGGCTGATCATCAGCAG GTCCTGCCAGACATGACAATTTTACAACGGCGGATTCCATTAACCTTCCGAGATTCAGCAGCTGCACCTCTACGGAAGCTTTCAGTGGACTTGATAAAGACTTACAAGCACATTAATGAG GTTTATTATGCTAAGAAGAAGCGCCGTGCCCAACAAGTGCCACCTGAAGACTCTAGCAcgaagaaagaaaggaaagtgtTCAACGATGGATTTGATGACGATAATTACGATTACATAGTGAAAAATGGGGAAAAGTGGATGGACAGATATGAAATAGATTCACTGATTGGGAAGGGATCGTTTGGACAG GTGGTGAAGGCGTATGATCACCATGATCAAGAATGGGTAGCCATTAAAATCATCAAAAACAAGAAAGCATTTTTGAACCAGGCCCAAATAGAGCTGAGACTTCTTGAGCTTATGAACAAGCATGACACAGAAATGAAGTATTATATTG TGCATTTAAAGCGGCACTTTATGTTTCGGAACCATCTCTGTCTGGTGTTTGAATTGCTGTCCTACAATTTGTACGACCTTTTAAGAAACACAAACTTCCGCGGCGTTTCCCTGAACCTGACCCGCAAGTTTGCTCAGCAGCTGTGCACGGCTCTCTTGTTCTTGGCCACTCCCGAGCTCAGTATAATTCATTGTGACCTAAAACCGGAAAACATTCTCCTGTGTAACCCAAAGCGCAGTGCCATCAAGATTGTGGACTTTGGCAGCTCCTGTCAACTTGGGCAAAGG ATCTACCAGTATATTCAGAGTCGTTTTTACCGATCGCCTGAGGTGCTGCTGGGAATGCCGTACGACTTGGCGATAGACATGTGGTCATTAGGGTGTATATTGGTGGAAATGCACACTGGAGAGCCTTTATTCAGTGGATCTAATGAG GTGGACCAGATGAACAAGATAGTGGAGGTCCTCGGAACTCCCCCAACCCACATGTTGGATCAGGCCCCAAAAGCAAGGAAATACTTTGACAAACTTCCTGAAGGTTCATGGactgtaaagaaaaataaagatatcAAAAAG GACTACAAAGTACCGGGGACTCGGAGACTTCATGAAGTTCTGGGCGTGGAGACCGGTGGCCCTGGAGGGCGCCGGGCCGGTGAACAGGGACATTCTCCATCCGACTATCTCAAATTTAAAGATTTAATTCTGCGGATGTTGGATTATGACCCCAAAACTAGAATTACCCCTTTCTATGCTCTCCAGCACAATTTCTTCAAGAAAACGACGGATGAAGGGACAAACACAAGTAACAGTAACTCTACAAGCCCTGCAATGGACCATAGTCACTCAACCAGTACAACCAGTTCCGTGTCCAGCTCAG GAGGATCCAGTGGCTCTTCTAATGATAATCGCAATTACCGGTACAGCAACAGATACTATAATAGTGCAGTTGCCCACACAGATTATGAAATGCAGAGTCCACAG ACTCACTCGCAGCAGCAGATAAGACTGTGGGCAGGCGGAGAAGTCCCCATCACCAACAGCGACTCGTACCCTCAGATCTTACCTCACAAGCCCACTCCCAGTCAGCCGCAGCATTTTCATGGAAGCGAACCGCATCACCCTCACCCGCTGTACCATCACGTCAACCGGCCTCACTACCACCGGCAGCTCATCACCTCCTCCTCTCCGCAAATCCCTGAATCCATGGAGCTCAGCTTGGGACACAGACACCCCCAGTCTTCCTCTTCATTGCACCCACACCACCCTAGCTTAGACTGCAGTCCTTTTGGCTCCTCAAACTTACACTTAGGGGTTTCTGCTTTTCGGACTAGAACAGTCAGCGGGCATAACGACTCCAGCGTGCCTCTGAATTATCCCTACTCTAGCAACACATCCAGCATGGTCGGACCACCTCATATCCGAAACAGGACGGAAAGTGAAGAAAGTGCGATGTTAGGCGTTTGTGTCCCTCAGAGTACAGCAGCAAGCTCTTGA